The following DNA comes from Pseudomonas sp. Tri1.
AAGCCACGAACAGACCGACACCCACCGACTGCTGGCTACCGAAGAGCACGCGGCTGAACAAGTCGCGGCCGACTTCGTCGGTGCCGAACCAATGGGTGCTGGATGGCGGTGCCAGGCGCTCGGCCAAGTTCAGTGCGTTAGGGTCGTGACTGGCGAGCCAAGGGGCGAAGATCATGCACAGCAAGACGATAAAAGTGATCGCCAGCCCCGCCATGGTAAGAGGGCTGCGGCGGATGCGGAAGGTCAGATAGGCGAGTTTTTCGTTCCAGCGCGGGCGGCGCGTGGCTATCAGGGTCGCGGACATTTCAACTTACCTCGCCGATGCGTGGGTCGATCACGCGGTAAACGATATCGATGGCCATGTTCAGCAGTACATAAATGAACGAAACCAGAATGGCGAAGCCCATCACCGCCGGGAAATCCAACGACTGGATCGACTTGACGACATATGCGCCCATACCGGGCCAGGCAAATACCGTTTCGGTCAGCACTGCGCCATACAGCAAATCCCCAAGGGTCAGTCCGAGTACCGTCACCGAAGGAATGAGCGCGTTAGGGAGTGCATGGCGCAGGATCACAGTCCATCGGGACAAGCCGTAGGCGCGGGCGGTGCGGATATAGTCTTCGCCGAGTTGATCGAGCATGGCTGAACGAATCTGTCGTGCGACGACCCCCAAGGTCACGAACCCCAGGGTTGCCGCCGGGAGAATCAGATGCTCCACGGCATCGAGAAACAGCTTGCCATTACCGGCAAGCAGCGAGTCGAGCAGATAGAAACCGCTGATTGTCGGCGGCGGAGCAAGCCCTTCGGACAGCCGCCCTCCTCCCGGCAACCAACCCAGATGACCGTAGAACAGAACGATTGCGCCCAGGCCTAGCCAAAAGGCCGGCGTTGAAATGCCGGTGACTGCAAGGGTACGGGCGATCTGGTCAATCGCCCGATTATGGTAAACCGCTGATAGCACGCCAAGCGGCACACCGGCCAGGATCGCAAGCACCAGCGCTACCAGTGCCAGTTCCAGCGTCGCCGGGAAGAACGTCTGCAAATCCTCCAGAACCGGGCGGCTGGTGCGTATCGAGGTTCCCAGGTCTCCCTGCACCAGGTCCATCAAGTAACGACCGTATTGTTGATACAGCGGCAGATCCAATCCCAATTGATGACGTATGCCGGCCACCAACGCATCACTGGCACGGTCGCCAGCGATCAATCGGGCAGGATCACCCGGGATCAGATGCGAAATTGCAAAGGTAATCAGCGAAACGCCGAACACGACCAGCAACAGGCCGAGCAGGCGCTTGCGCAACAAAGTCAGGAAGGCCATTTTGGCACCTCAGTCACACCAGCGACGATAATCAGAAGCCGCGCCAGCCACGAATGGCCAGCGCGAAGGAGCCGGTTTATTTGCTCATGCTGCCCAGGTTGAACACCTGTTCGAGCATCGGGTTGAACACGTAGCCCTTGACCGAGTCACGCATCGGCAGGGTGTAGCTCTTCTGATAGAGGTAGGCGTAGACGCTGTCCTTGAGCACCATTTTCTGCGCGCTCTGGTACAGCTCGACGCGCTTCGCGGTGTCGCTATCAGCGGCCGCTTCTCGGATCAAC
Coding sequences within:
- a CDS encoding ABC transporter permease — translated: MAFLTLLRKRLLGLLLVVFGVSLITFAISHLIPGDPARLIAGDRASDALVAGIRHQLGLDLPLYQQYGRYLMDLVQGDLGTSIRTSRPVLEDLQTFFPATLELALVALVLAILAGVPLGVLSAVYHNRAIDQIARTLAVTGISTPAFWLGLGAIVLFYGHLGWLPGGGRLSEGLAPPPTISGFYLLDSLLAGNGKLFLDAVEHLILPAATLGFVTLGVVARQIRSAMLDQLGEDYIRTARAYGLSRWTVILRHALPNALIPSVTVLGLTLGDLLYGAVLTETVFAWPGMGAYVVKSIQSLDFPAVMGFAILVSFIYVLLNMAIDIVYRVIDPRIGEVS